A DNA window from Candidatus Bodocaedibacter vickermanii contains the following coding sequences:
- the mrdA gene encoding penicillin-binding protein 2, translating into MRNTFALFGYRLGVVIALQIALILLLIGRLFFLQIIDQEKYAGLSDRNRIRVTLKPALRGNIKDRNGVILAQSTPYYNARVTCKDQDCREKCKQVLAQKNFQVNPDLFNRKDNKSFVLKERLSWDEITLLETHKNDLPMVDIQTLYERTYPMDSVTPHFLGYTSRIPEDHPYAKKLPFSTVGRSGLEKQLDETLFGVPMLLEEEVNAYGEAMRTLSFNPGRKGDEVKLTIDAELQEFVYRKLEPHKSGAVVVLDVNTGEIIALVSYPSFNPGIFERGLSQAQWDALRHDIQTPLVDKTIMGQYALGSIIKPIIALAALEEGYIKPETRFTCTGVTVIDGQPCHCWKDGGHGSVNLEEALRGSCNIYMYEIAKIMPLELLTKWLGIFGMGELTGSTIPGEKKGLLPSNEWKLKNRKERWRRIDTVYLTIGQGYVLATPLQLAKVMAQLVNGGHTIIPHILANSTTEASPDIKVSKQHLAIITHAIGQVMNHPNGTGYRSRPQGVTWEMGGKSGTAQVRKITLRERAEGRHHGYDWDWKDKDHALFAGFAPLDKPKYAVIVLVEHGGFGGVTAAPLGRDIMQFVMRKILH; encoded by the coding sequence ATGCGAAATACGTTCGCACTGTTTGGATATCGATTGGGTGTGGTTATCGCACTACAAATTGCATTGATTCTGCTATTGATTGGACGGTTGTTTTTTTTACAGATTATTGATCAGGAAAAATATGCAGGATTATCTGATCGCAATCGCATTCGCGTTACGTTGAAACCAGCCTTGAGAGGCAATATCAAAGATCGAAACGGGGTGATTTTGGCACAGAGCACCCCATATTATAATGCTAGAGTCACTTGCAAAGACCAAGACTGTCGGGAAAAATGCAAGCAAGTCTTAGCTCAAAAAAACTTTCAAGTTAATCCAGACCTATTCAATCGAAAAGATAACAAATCGTTTGTATTAAAAGAACGATTAAGTTGGGATGAAATCACTCTTTTAGAGACCCATAAGAATGATCTGCCTATGGTCGATATTCAAACGTTGTATGAACGGACGTATCCAATGGACAGTGTGACACCTCATTTTTTGGGGTATACCAGTCGAATCCCTGAAGATCACCCTTACGCTAAAAAGCTACCCTTTTCAACGGTTGGGCGTTCGGGATTGGAAAAGCAATTGGATGAGACGCTGTTTGGTGTGCCGATGTTATTAGAAGAAGAAGTGAATGCATACGGTGAAGCGATGCGTACATTGTCATTTAATCCAGGACGTAAGGGAGATGAAGTTAAGTTGACGATTGATGCAGAGCTTCAAGAGTTTGTGTATCGTAAGCTTGAGCCGCACAAAAGCGGTGCTGTGGTCGTTCTGGATGTAAATACGGGAGAGATCATCGCCCTGGTGTCATATCCCAGTTTTAATCCTGGAATTTTTGAACGAGGGTTATCACAGGCACAATGGGATGCATTACGACATGATATTCAAACGCCGCTGGTTGATAAAACCATCATGGGGCAATATGCGTTGGGATCGATCATAAAGCCGATAATAGCCTTGGCAGCATTGGAAGAAGGGTATATTAAGCCAGAAACGCGGTTCACATGTACAGGTGTTACGGTGATTGATGGGCAACCGTGCCATTGTTGGAAAGATGGGGGGCATGGTTCAGTAAACTTAGAAGAGGCGTTGAGAGGGTCGTGCAATATATACATGTATGAAATTGCGAAAATAATGCCCCTAGAATTATTAACGAAATGGTTGGGAATATTTGGGATGGGAGAGCTGACGGGGTCGACTATTCCTGGTGAGAAAAAAGGGCTGCTGCCATCCAATGAATGGAAATTGAAAAACCGTAAGGAACGTTGGCGTAGGATTGATACAGTTTACTTGACGATTGGGCAAGGATATGTCTTGGCGACTCCGTTACAATTAGCAAAAGTGATGGCTCAGCTTGTGAATGGAGGGCATACAATAATCCCGCATATTCTAGCGAACAGCACCACCGAAGCATCACCAGATATTAAGGTATCCAAACAACACCTTGCGATTATTACGCATGCCATTGGCCAAGTGATGAACCATCCAAATGGTACGGGGTATCGCAGCCGCCCTCAAGGTGTTACTTGGGAAATGGGGGGGAAATCAGGGACGGCTCAGGTTCGGAAAATTACCCTGCGTGAACGAGCAGAAGGACGCCATCATGGATATGACTGGGACTGGAAAGACAAAGATCACGCATTGTTTGCAGGGTTTGCGCCGTTAGACAAACCCAAATATGCAGTGATTGTTTTGGTTGAACATGGTGGGTTTGGCGGAGTTACAGCAGCCCCTCTTGGTCGGGATATCATGCAATTCGTTATGCGAAAAATCTTACATTAA
- a CDS encoding DUF2312 domain-containing protein, translated as MITTNDTKLHLKNLIERIEKLEQEKANMAEHIRDVFGEAKSSGFDTKVMRQILKIRRMDTQEVQEQEELLDIYRAALGMIPDDEADN; from the coding sequence ATGATCACAACAAACGATACAAAACTTCACTTAAAAAACTTAATTGAACGCATTGAAAAATTAGAACAAGAAAAAGCAAATATGGCCGAACATATTCGCGACGTATTTGGCGAAGCAAAATCGTCAGGCTTTGATACAAAGGTTATGCGCCAAATTCTGAAAATCCGCCGCATGGATACACAAGAAGTTCAAGAACAAGAAGAACTGTTAGATATTTACAGAGCAGCCTTAGGCATGATTCCTGACGACGAAGCCGACAACTAA
- a CDS encoding GNAT family N-acetyltransferase codes for MQRFFQKPLFILSLLFISFTHINAAPCKDDKTPKQLHEWAVQSHREFWTLVGQMAGYEARNEADYQYVKSHNAYGLNYVYIAKNYKNSDLVINKMKDRAFTIFFEADDDDHIFKYITSLKESDDFTSMALDLQKLDQNYTFKPNLKIWKVTTDAEFDQWVKVSAARRNPQEATQLREYFNNFKPSKKNPTVSFYLGSVNGEVIGSSLIYFSEHFASLYWVGVHPDYRRHGLGSALSYVPLKEAIARGYRWSVLQAQPLGVPVYPKLGFNTVGLMKVFYYIPAR; via the coding sequence ATGCAACGTTTTTTTCAAAAACCACTATTTATTTTAAGCCTGTTATTTATTTCTTTTACGCACATAAATGCCGCCCCTTGCAAAGACGATAAGACTCCAAAACAGCTACATGAATGGGCTGTACAAAGCCACAGAGAATTTTGGACACTTGTCGGGCAAATGGCCGGCTACGAAGCCCGAAACGAAGCTGACTATCAATATGTCAAAAGCCACAATGCTTACGGCTTAAACTATGTATACATCGCCAAAAATTATAAAAATTCAGACCTTGTAATCAATAAAATGAAAGATCGCGCCTTCACTATTTTTTTTGAAGCAGACGATGACGATCATATTTTCAAATACATAACCTCTTTAAAAGAAAGCGATGACTTTACATCGATGGCACTGGACTTACAAAAACTCGATCAAAACTATACATTTAAACCTAATTTAAAAATCTGGAAAGTAACGACTGATGCTGAATTTGATCAATGGGTAAAAGTTTCAGCCGCCCGGCGAAACCCACAAGAAGCAACGCAACTGCGTGAATATTTTAACAATTTCAAACCCTCAAAAAAGAATCCCACTGTCTCCTTTTATCTAGGGTCTGTAAACGGCGAAGTCATAGGAAGCAGCCTGATATACTTTAGCGAACATTTTGCAAGCCTATATTGGGTGGGAGTTCATCCTGATTACCGCAGGCACGGATTAGGCTCTGCGCTCAGTTACGTTCCATTAAAAGAAGCCATTGCACGCGGCTATCGTTGGAGCGTCTTGCAAGCTCAGCCTCTGGGGGTTCCCGTCTACCCAAAGCTTGGATTTAACACTGTTGGATTAATGAAAGTATTTTATTATATCCCTGCACGCTAA
- a CDS encoding FAD-dependent monooxygenase gives MYDCVIIGQSYIGTLTAISLHKAFPHLKLCIIDKHIPNTIQDHRATALSQSSIDLMDSLSLWENDLKNAASPIQEIHIGMNTDKAPLMLKQPNTPLGYNIANSALRPTLEKKLSESTNVDYCHGHAINTITIATTHATVTLDNGTQIQGRLIIGADGRHSKVREILSSTRVIDYHQTALTGTLHHEISHHHRAFEFFIPQGALAFIPLKDPHTSTFVWSLKNTLLPSQETSIERLLSALAHDYLGTLRHITPVGQYPLKAFMANQRAGHRWVLLGDAANAIHPVAGQGMNLAIRDITTLIRHLSTQFNIGLDLGSHTHLARYAQSRQADRYSLLGVTHAAAGWFTTPHRPTRSILNKGMHLFHTHSFFSHLAINSASFGIQG, from the coding sequence ATGTATGATTGTGTTATTATTGGGCAAAGCTATATCGGAACATTAACCGCTATCAGCTTACATAAAGCCTTTCCCCACTTAAAACTATGCATTATCGACAAGCATATCCCCAACACAATTCAGGATCATCGCGCAACAGCTCTCTCTCAATCTTCGATAGACTTAATGGATAGCTTATCGTTATGGGAAAATGATTTAAAAAATGCAGCCAGCCCTATTCAAGAAATTCACATTGGAATGAATACAGATAAGGCGCCCTTAATGTTAAAACAACCCAACACTCCACTGGGCTACAATATCGCAAACTCTGCTCTTCGCCCCACGTTAGAAAAAAAACTAAGCGAATCAACCAATGTCGACTATTGCCATGGGCATGCGATTAACACCATTACTATCGCAACCACACATGCTACAGTAACGTTAGACAACGGTACTCAAATCCAAGGGCGATTAATCATTGGTGCTGATGGCAGACATTCTAAAGTCCGCGAAATACTCAGCTCAACACGCGTCATTGATTATCATCAAACTGCATTGACAGGGACTCTACACCACGAAATATCTCATCATCATCGCGCCTTTGAATTTTTTATCCCTCAGGGAGCTTTAGCCTTCATACCCCTTAAAGATCCGCACACGTCTACGTTTGTGTGGTCACTAAAAAATACGTTGCTGCCATCACAGGAAACCTCGATTGAAAGACTACTGTCTGCCCTAGCACACGATTATCTCGGTACACTTCGACACATAACGCCTGTGGGACAATATCCTTTAAAGGCATTCATGGCAAATCAACGCGCCGGACATCGTTGGGTACTGCTGGGTGATGCCGCCAATGCGATTCACCCCGTGGCAGGCCAAGGAATGAATCTAGCTATTCGGGATATAACAACGCTCATCCGCCATTTATCTACCCAGTTTAACATAGGGTTAGATTTAGGAAGTCACACTCACCTCGCACGGTATGCTCAGTCACGACAAGCCGACCGATATTCTTTACTGGGTGTAACCCACGCAGCTGCAGGATGGTTCACCACACCTCATCGCCCGACACGCAGCATCCTGAACAAAGGCATGCATCTTTTTCACACGCACTCATTTTTTTCACACCTTGCCATAAACAGCGCATCATTTGGCATCCAGGGATGA
- the murB gene encoding UDP-N-acetylmuramate dehydrogenase, translated as MISELPKVRGRYTVNESLSNYVWFKVGGPADVIFKPADLDDLVFFLKHTSPELDIFTLGLGSNVLIRDGGMNGVVIRLGRGFTECRIENDMIITGAGALDRNVALTAADAGLAGLEFLASIPGTIGGALKMNAGCYDGEVKDVLVWAKALDMQGNLKTYSVEELKYTYRHCGLDEPVIFVEACFKAKERLPSTVIHDKINDFLARREASQPIRSKTGGSTFKNPEGVKAWELVDKVGGRGLKIGDAQFSEKHCNFLINTNNATAADIEALGELVRSKVLQECGVDLHWEIMRIGKPAQ; from the coding sequence ATGATAAGCGAGTTACCTAAAGTTCGTGGGCGGTACACGGTTAATGAATCTTTATCTAACTATGTTTGGTTTAAAGTTGGTGGACCTGCTGATGTTATTTTTAAGCCAGCGGATCTAGATGACTTAGTTTTTTTTCTAAAACACACATCACCCGAATTGGATATTTTTACCTTAGGTCTTGGATCAAACGTTCTTATCAGAGATGGTGGTATGAACGGTGTTGTGATTCGTTTGGGGCGTGGGTTTACAGAATGTCGAATCGAAAATGATATGATCATCACAGGGGCTGGTGCTTTAGATCGCAATGTAGCATTAACAGCAGCGGATGCCGGGCTTGCTGGGTTAGAATTTCTGGCATCGATACCTGGAACCATTGGTGGCGCCTTAAAGATGAACGCTGGGTGTTATGATGGGGAGGTTAAGGATGTGTTGGTTTGGGCGAAAGCCTTAGACATGCAAGGAAACCTTAAAACGTATTCCGTAGAAGAGTTAAAGTATACGTATCGTCATTGTGGGTTGGATGAGCCTGTCATTTTTGTTGAGGCTTGTTTTAAGGCGAAAGAACGTCTTCCATCGACGGTGATTCATGACAAGATCAATGATTTCTTAGCAAGGCGTGAGGCGAGTCAACCGATTCGTTCGAAAACGGGCGGTAGCACGTTTAAAAATCCTGAAGGCGTGAAGGCGTGGGAATTGGTTGATAAGGTTGGTGGGCGTGGTTTGAAAATTGGGGATGCTCAATTTTCTGAGAAGCATTGCAATTTTCTAATTAATACGAACAATGCAACCGCTGCAGATATTGAGGCCTTAGGCGAACTGGTGCGGTCTAAAGTGTTGCAGGAGTGTGGAGTTGATCTGCACTGGGAAATCATGCGCATAGGTAAGCCTGCACAATGA
- a CDS encoding cell division protein FtsQ/DivIB, translating into MKKTRSKLSRKRIAIYISIALLSIAVGAFFISASLRERVESVKDTAQSWVQETSLKLARIAGFSVENIQISGLRYTSKVDVLKVLNINYGDNIFGVDTEALLLELKKIGWIEHITIQKKFPNTIDIVIQEYRPYALWQYKGNVVVIAETGVVIPKADPKHFSDLMLVVGEKANLQCKGLFSILMDYPGFKDMITSAQFMHGRRWRLYFSSNVLVDLPEDNIGDTIHSIYALHQKQKILDRDVEIIDIRVPNKIVFKGSRIARKQKN; encoded by the coding sequence ATGAAAAAAACCAGGTCAAAACTTTCTAGGAAACGCATTGCAATCTATATAAGTATAGCGTTGTTAAGCATTGCAGTGGGGGCGTTTTTTATTAGCGCTTCGTTACGTGAACGTGTTGAGAGTGTAAAAGATACAGCGCAATCTTGGGTACAAGAAACGAGCTTAAAATTAGCAAGGATTGCTGGATTTTCTGTAGAAAACATACAAATCAGCGGATTGCGATACACGTCCAAAGTCGATGTATTAAAGGTGCTTAATATTAATTATGGCGATAATATTTTTGGTGTAGATACGGAAGCTTTATTGTTGGAGTTAAAAAAAATTGGATGGATTGAACATATTACCATTCAAAAGAAATTTCCGAACACGATTGATATTGTGATTCAGGAATATCGTCCGTATGCGTTATGGCAATATAAGGGTAACGTTGTTGTTATTGCTGAAACTGGCGTGGTTATTCCAAAAGCGGATCCCAAACACTTTTCAGATTTGATGCTTGTGGTTGGAGAAAAAGCAAACTTACAATGTAAGGGATTGTTTTCAATTTTGATGGATTATCCTGGGTTTAAAGATATGATTACATCTGCACAGTTTATGCATGGTCGACGCTGGAGATTATATTTTTCAAGCAATGTGCTTGTGGACTTGCCAGAAGATAATATCGGCGATACTATACATAGTATATATGCATTGCATCAAAAACAAAAAATATTAGATCGAGATGTAGAAATTATTGACATTAGAGTGCCTAATAAGATAGTATTTAAAGGAAGTAGAATTGCTAGAAAACAAAAAAATTGA